ATTCCTTTGGCTCGAAAGGCTTCACTAAATAATCATCCGTTCCTGATTCAAACCCTTTTTCCTTATCTTCAATTAGGTTTTTTGCGGTTAATAGAATGATTGGAATGTCATATGATTTTCGAATTTCTTTTGTTAAAAGATACCCATCCATTACAGGCATCATGATATCCACAATTGCTAAGTCACATAGTTCCTTTTGTAGGACATCAAGGGATTCGGCTCCATTTTCTGCGGTCTTTACTTTAAATCCTTCCTTCATCAACAATTCTTTAATAAGATACCGGATATGCTCATCATCATCAGCAATTAAGATTGTTTTCATGCCAAAACACCTTCACTTTTTTCATTCTATTGTTAATTGTAATCAACCTTTTGAAATATGGAAAGAGTTTAGGGACTTAATCAAATTTACTTTAGATTCCTTTGTTTCTCCAATTTCTAGTTGCACTATTGGTTATTTTCATTCACCAAATACTCGGACTTTTCCCACATTCGCCACAATTTGGATGTTTTTAAACCGCAAGAACCAAGTACTAGATGATATAATGACCAAAAGACATGGCAGAAAAAGGGGACATGATGAATAAGGCGATAATTACTATCGATTAAACATTTACCAGGGAAGACAAATTTGGGCATTGGAACATTTTTTCATCTCGCTTAGGGAATGGTTAAATCGTTTTTAAAATGGTAGAATGGACTATAATGGTGAAAATGCTTTTACTTGTGACTAGTTATAAAAGCTAGAGCCTAGATTACTGTCGTGCTTCGCCACAAAGAATGTGTGAGTGAAAGGGCTTACACCTTTATATTTCGGAGGTCTATTATGGAACACATATATTCTGATGATAGTTTTACTCTTCACACGGATCTTTACCAGATTAATATGGTAGAGACCTATTGGAGAGATGGAATACATAATAAACAAGCGGTTTTTGAATTATTTTTTCGCAAGCTTCCGTTTGGGAACGGCTATGCTGTTTTCGTAGGTTTAGATAAGGTTATCGAGTATATTAAAGGGTTCCGCTTTACTGCTGAAGACTTGTCCTACTTGAAAAATGAGGTAGGGTACAAGGATGATTTTTTGGAATACCTAAAAAATATGCGCTTCACTGGAACAATCCGTTCGATGAAAGAGGGAGAATTGGTTTTTGGTAATGAACCAATTCTTAGAGTAGATGCCCCCCTCGCTGAAGCACAATTGATTGAAACGGCTATGCTTAACATTGTGAACTATCAAACATTAATCGCAACAAAGGCATCCCGGATCAAGCAAGTGATTGGTAGTGAAACGGCAATCGAATTTGGTACAAGAAGAGCTCAAGAAATGGATGCTGCCATCTGGGGAACGAGAGCTGCATATCTCGCGGGATTTGAAGGAACAAGTAATGTCAGGGCTGGAAAAATGTTTCATATTCCTGTTTCCGGAACGCACGCCCATTCAATGGTACAAGCCTATAAGGATGAATATACTGCCTTTCATAAGTATGCTGAAACGCATAAAGATTGCGTCTTCCTAGTGGATACATATGATACGCTGCGCCTTGGTGTACCAAATGCAATTAAAGTTGCAAAAGAATTGGGAGATACAATTAATTTTATCGGAATTCGTCTTGATAGTGGCGACCTTGCCTACCTTTCTAAAAAGGCTCGTAAATTGCTCGATGAGGCTGGATTTACGGAGGCGAAAATTTTCGCATCTAGTGATTTAGATGAGTATACAATTATTAATCTTAAATCCCAGGGTGCAAAAATAGATAGCTGGGGAATTGGTACGAAGTTGATTACCGCTTATGACCAAGCCGCACTTGGCGCCGTTTATAAGATTGTTTCAATTGAAGATGAAAATGGCAATATGGAAGATACAATTAAAATCTCCTCTAATCCAGAAAAAGTTACAACACCAGGATTAAAGAAAATTTATCGGATTATCAATAATAAGAACCATCATGCCGAAGGGGATTATATTGCGATGGAGGGCGAAAAGCTGCCAGAAAAACGGCTTAAAATGTTCCATCCAACCCACACCTATATTAATAAGGTTGTTACCAACTTCACGGCACGAGAGCTTCACGAAGATATTTTTGTAAATGGAAAACTTGTTTATGAAAATCCAAAAATCGAAGAATCAAGGGAATATTTGAAGCAAAATCTTGCTTTCCTATGGGAAGAGTATAAGCGGATTATGAACCCTGAAGATTATCCAGTGGACCTAAGCCAGAAATGCTGGGAAAATAAAATGCGTAATATTGAAGAGGTTAAAGAGAAAGTAGCCGAAATGAGAAGTTAAGCTGTGGACGTCCAAGTTTGGACGTCTATTTTTTGTGGAGCCAGAATAAGACAAAAATCTAAAGAGTCGACTTTTTTAAAATAGAGCCTGCTTCCAGTTAGTCGTTGCACTTAAAACAACGAATCATACAATATAGTAATTTCTTGAAACTAGGAGGAATTATATGTTCGAGATCAACTGGTTCGATTTTATTATCGTTTCTTTAGCGGCGTTTCGGATCACTCATTTACTCGTGTTTGATGAAATCGCAAAATTTATTCGAAAGCCATTTATTTCAGAAATTGAGATAGAAGATGCAACTGGCAATAAAGATATCGTTTTTGAAGCAAGAGGAATTGGCATCCGCCATTTTATTGGGTCGCTCTTGAGCTGTTATTGGTGTACTGGGTTTTGGGTATCTGTTGGAATTGTGCTTGCGTATTTTTATATTCCTTTTGTTTACCCTATTATTCTTATCTTTGCAGTTGCTGGAGCTGCCGCATTCATTGAATCACATATTGATTAATATTAATGTAAAATGGAGCATCCTTTATAAGGGTGCTCCAAAGTTTTTGGGGCCAATCTAGAAGGGTAAAATCAAGCATAAGTGTCTTTTGTAAAATATTCATTAAGAGTTATTCCTCTTCTCAGGTATGACGGGCTTTTATATAATTGTAGTAGGATTCCGTATAGGACTTAATCGCACAGCCACTCTTTTCAAATACCTTTTGCATTTTCTCATTGGTTACATGAGTGCTGCCGATGTAATAAGTTGCTCCCATTTCTTTTAAAAAAAGTAATGATTGAAGATGTAAAAGTAAACTTTGCCCCTTGCCACGCTCTTCTGGAAGAATTCCAAAATAGAACAGTCTTCCTTCATCTTCGGTTCCGGGCTCAAGATGTGGAATTGTGATCCCTAGTGGTTTGTTATTTTTATAAAAAATAATGCAGGACTTCTGCCAGCCTTCCCCAAGTTCACTTTTAATAGAATCTAGATGTTCTTCCATTGTAAGTGTTGTTGGGTGATTATCAGAATATAACATGCATCTTTTCCAGTACTCCTTAAATTGATCTTCTGACAGACTAGGGTCATCTAGTGACTTCCAGTCAAAAGGTAGTTTAGCCCCATCAAAATTCTCTAAATCTTTATAAACCTCCACTCTTGAAGAGTAATGCTCGAAACCATTAAGAAGCAGAAATTTTGAAAGATGTTCAAAGTTAACTGAAGTTCTGATTAGCGATGCACCGATTCGCTTTAGTTTCCACTCTGAACAAATTTCTAGTAAGGATTCTATTTTTTCCTCCCATTTAAAAATTTCATTGGTGGGATCCTTTTGCTCGATCGTAATATAATCTGGCAATCCATTAAGTAGTTTAAATTCGTCTCCAATAAGTTCCGCTATTGTTGCTAGATCTCTCAAGATACACGACACCTTTCATGAATTATCTAGTAAGTTCACTATTTTTATCATAAATCCCTTTTTTTAGCTAAGCAGAATTTATATCCTTAAATTCTGCTAGCGCATAAGGGCAACTACCCCTCTGTCATCGCCCTTGGGGGCTCGCCAATCGGCGAGTTTTCTTTATAGCCTTATTACACAAGACCGTTTTCGCATTGTTTGCGGCTTTATGATACAATTTTTCTATTCAAAACGGAGAAAAGGAAGTAAAACATGAATAGAATAGTGCCGGTTCAAAAAAATGATTATATAGATGTTGTATTTGAGGATTTAACTCATGATGGGGCAGGAGTAGCAAAAGTGGATGGGTATCCGCTCTTTGTTCCCAATGGGCTCCCTGGAGAAAAAGCAAAAGTAAAGGTTATTAAAGCCAATAAGGGATACGGATTTGGGCGGTTGATGGAGCTATATGAAAATAGCCCTTACCGTGTTGAGATTGAGAGTAGTGATACTCATAAATATGGCGGCTGCCAGCTAGAGCATATCAGCTATGACGGTCAGTTGAAGTTTAAGGAAAATCAAGTTCGGCAAGTGCTTGCCCGGATTGGTAAACTTGAGGATGTGTTGGTGCATCCGATTCTAGGCATGGAGAATCCTTGGCATTACCGAAACAAAGCACAGGTCCCCGTTGGAGAAAAAGACGGTAAATTGATTGCGGGATTTTTTAAACAAAGAAGTCATGAAATTGTCGATACAGATGAAAGCCTAATCCAGATTCCAGAAGTGAATGAAGCTGTGCAAACGGTAAAGGAAATCTGTAATGAGCTTGGCATTCCGGCATATCAGGAGGAGTCACATAAGGGTGTGCTCCGCCATATCATGGCCCGGTACGGAAAGAAAACTGGAGAACTCATGGTTGTAGTTATCACCAGAACAGCGGATATTCCACAAAAGAATAAGCTTGTTGAGGAAATCGTTGCACGCCTTCCTAAGGTGAAATCGATTGTTCATAATGTGAATTCAAAACGAACAAACGTCATACTAGGTGAAAAAACAAACGTTCTGTGGGGAAATGAAGTTATTTATGATTATATCGGAGATGTGAAATTTGCGATTTCAGCGTTGTCCTTTTACCAGATAAACCCTGATCAAACAAAGGTACTTTATGAAAAGGCATTAGAGTACGCAGATTTAAATGGGGAAGAAACTGTCATCGACGCTTATTGTGGAATCGGGACAATCTCATTATTTTTAGCACAAAAAGCTCGAAAGGTATTTGGCGTAGAAATTGTCCCAGAAGCAATTGAAGATGCAAAACGGAACGCTGAATTGAACGGAATAACCAATGCTGAATTTGCGGTTGGAGAAGCAGAAGCTGTCATTCCAAAGTGGTATAAGGAAGGAAACGCAGCTGATGTACTTGTCGTTGACCCACCGCGAAAGGGTTGTGATGAAGCTCTACTTCAGACCATTATCGAAATGAAACCAAAGAAGGTTGTTTATGTTTCCTGCAATCCGGCAACCTTAGCAAGGGATCTTAGAATTTTGGAAGATGGGGGATATAAAACGGTGGAGGTTCAACCGGTTGACATGTTTCCGCAGACGACGCATTGTGAGGCAGTTGCGAAGATAGTTTTGAAAGAGGAAGCAGAAGCCTGATTAGGTTTCTGTTTTTTTATTTGATTCTCTAGCAATTGGGCTAGGTTGTTGCATAAAAAGTGTAAAGAAAATTGTAAATTGCGAGGGTTTTACTTAAACTAACAGAGCAGGTTCAATAAGATATACTTATGAATTTGTATAAATAATCCCTAATGTTCCTTATGTTTCGAAATTGATATGTTAAAGAAAAGGAAGGGGAGTTATTATGAGAATTTTTGATGCACATTTTCATATTATTGATTTTGACTTTCCAGTTATAGAAAACCAAGGATATTTTCCCCCTAGTTATGTTGTAGAAGATTATCAAAATGAAACGGATGATTTAAATGTATTAGGTGGAGCTATTGTATCTGGGTCATTCCAAGGATTTGACCAAGAATATTTATTAAAGGCACTTAAGGTATTGGGGTTAACATTTTGTGGAGTAACACAATTGCCTTTTACAGTGACTGACCAAGAGATAATAAATTTAAATGAAAACGGGGTAAAAGCATTACGTTTTAATATTAAAAGAGGCGGTTCGGAAGATTTATCTAAGCTGGATTACTTTGCTAGAAGAGTTCATGATTTAGTTGGTTGGCATAGCGAGATTTATATCGATGCAAAAGAGTTACCCGAAATTGTATCCACTATTGAGAAATTACCAGCAATATCAATCGACCATTTAGGGTTATCTGAAGACGGGCTACCATACTTATTAAAGCTAGTTGATAAAGGAGTACATGTAAAAGCAACTGGTTTTGGTCGTGTAGAATTGAATGTTGAGAATGCTTTAAAATTAATTTTTGATATAAACCCAGACGCTCTTATGTTCGGGACAGATTTGCCATCTACAAGAGCAAAAAGACCTTTTGGATATGCAGATATTGAATTAATCCAACGGATATTTGATGAATCCGCTATCGATAAAATCCTATACACAAATGCTTTCAAATGGTATTTAAAGTAATTTATCTATTATTTGATTTTTACAATATAAATATCATTTTTAAACTAATAGAAAGTTGGTTGATTTATGTATGAATAATAGCTCCATTGTTCAATTATGGGAGGAATATCGAAAAATAAATCCAGATGCACCGAAAGATTATGTAGCGTGGGCTTTTGGCAATTCAAAAGAGATGGCAAATGAACTTGCAAAATTAGTCTTAGATGGAACAAAAAAAGCAACGGCATCCAATTATATGTTATATGAATTTGAAAACGAGCCATTACCGCATTTTGGTCAATTTAATATTATTCTTGATGGAGATGGAAATGCTGTTGCAATTATTGAAACCACATCTGTTGAAGTATTCTCTTTTGATGAGGTAACAGCAGAGCATGCGTATTTGGAAGGAGAAGGTGATCGTTCATTACAATATTGGCGTGATGTTCATGAGCCTTTCTTTAAGAAAGAATTAGAAAATATAAATCAAGAATTCACCTATAAAATACCTGTTCTATGTGAAAAATTTCAGCTTGTTTTTAAGAAACGATAAAACGTAATGAAAACTCATGAAGTACCGTATTCAACAATCTGGCGCGTTGATCCAAGAAGGATTAACTCGCCTTATTCTTGAATATTTTCCTAAAGGAGTATTTTACTTCAAGAAGCTAAATTTAAAAGTTGAGAACATATAGTTGAAAGTTCAATTAGATATCATGGCATAATTTTATTATAATTCAAAAAATAGGGAGGGGGAAAATTTGTAATGAGGGTTAATCCAACAGAATTTCATATTAATAATTTAATTTATATTATAAGATCTGCAATACAAAAAGATGCGAAAGCCTTGTCTGAAGTAAGATTACAAATAGATGGTGAAACAGAAAATTTAGACAGAGAAAAGGGCGAGGCATTCATAGATGAATTTGGTTTTAACCAGATTATTAAAGAAGATACAGAAAGTTTTAATAGCCTATTTTTAGTTGCTGAAATTAATGGTAGAATTGTAGGGTTTATAAGAGGTGCAGGCAATAAATTGAAAAGAATGTCTCATAGAGTTGAATTTGGAATTGGTGTATTAAAAGAATATTGGGGATATGGAATAGGAAAAAACCTTTTAAAAGAACTTATTCATTGGGCAGACTCAAGTGGAATTAGGAAAATAACATTGCATGTTCTCGAAACCAATGATAAAGCTAAGAAGCTATATGAAAACCATGGTTTTCAAGTAGAAGGTATTTTAAAAGAAGACAAATTTCTATCTGACGGCAATTATTATAATACCATCGTGATGGGAAGGATTAATGATAGGAATTAGTAGATAACTCGAAAATTGTTAAACAAAATGGTAAATACCACTACATCATGAGTACCTGCGACCAACACTCAAGCTATGTGGAGTGTGTCATTCGGTTCGGTTGAGTAAGAAATAAGAACGATAAAAGCTACAAAAATAAATTTAGGATGGAATTTAACATGTTAAGAATAAGTAATATTAAGCTTCGTGCGGATTTTGATCCAAGTAAAGAAAATGAATTTTTAGCTCAAAAGATCCAGAAAATACTAAAGGTAAAACAGGAAAAAATAATGTCTTTTTGTATTTCTAAGAAATCGATCGACGCAAGGGAAAAAAATAATGTCCAGCTAGTTTATTCTGTTGATGTTGAAATTAAAAACGAGAGATCGTATATAGGAATAAAAGATGTTTCTTCCCATGAACCATTAGAATACGTGATCAAGGAAACCAAAAAAACCATCCGCCCTGTCGTAGTAGGCAGTGGACCTGCTGGACTTTTCTGCGCCTTGGTATTAGCAGAACATGGGTTAAACCCAATTGTTGTAGAGCAGGGAATGGACGTTGATCGCAGAAAAATGGCTGTTGAAAAATTTTGGAAAGATGGCGTGCTTGAAACGAATAGTAATGTCCAATTTGGTGAAGGTGGAGCAGGAACATTTTCAGATGGTAAATTAACAACGGGCATAAAAAATACTAGAATTCCGAAAGTACTAAAGGAATTCGTAGAAGCGGGTGCCCCTGGGAAGATTGCATTTTTGTCAAAGCCCCATATTGGAACGGACATTTTGATAACGGTTGTAAGAAATATTCGTCAAAAAATCGAACGACTAGGTGGGGAAGTGCGTTTCGAAACGAAAATGAAGGAACTTATTATCGAAAATGGTGTAGTTAGAGGCGTGCTACTAGATCAAAAAGGAGAGTCAGATGTCATAGAAACCGATGCTGTAGTATTGGCGGTAGGGCATAGTGCTCGAGATACTTTTTATATGTTAAGGGATTTAGGTGTAGAGATGATACCGAAGGCTTTTGCTGTAGGTGTGCGTATTGAACATCACCAAAAAGCCATCGATTTACAGCAATACGGTAGCTTTGCAAATAATCCACTACTTGGTGCATCTGACTATAAGTTGAATGCACATCTTCCTAATGGGCGTGGTGTTTACACGTTTTGTATGTGCCCTGGAGGTCATGTTGTTGCTGCAGCATCAGAAAAAAATGCTTTAGTTACAAACGGTATGAGCTATAGCGCAAGAAGTGGCGAGAATGCTAATAGTGCATTGCTTGTTTCTGTCACACCAAAAGATTTTAATGGAGATGTTTTGGCGGCTATAGAGTTTCAAAGAAAACTTGAGCGAAAAGCATTTGAACTCGGTGGCAGAAATTATTTTGCACCAGTACAATTGGTCGGAGATTTCTTAGAAAATAAGGGTAGTAAACAACTTGGAGATATTATCCCAACGTATACCCCGGGTGTTACACCAACGGACTTAAGAGAATGTCTTGATGATTTTATCGTTGATAGTCTAAAAGACGGGTTGCGAGTAATGGATAAAAAACTTTCGGGTTTTATCAAACATGATGCCGTTTTATCAGCTGTAGAAAGCCGAAGTTCATCACCAGTTACAATTAAGCGAAATCCGCTGACATATGAGTCGAACATCAAAGGGTTATACCCATGTGGTGAAGGTGCAGGTTATGCTGGCGGTATTACTTCTAGTGCTATTGATGGCATAAAATGTGCAGAAGCGTTAATGGAGATTGAAGTTTAGTTTTTGATACACACCTGGATTTTCTGTGATAATCATATAACCCACTAGGAGTAAATATTCGTCGTATCAGGCTCAGTCTTAATTGGACTGGGTCTTTGTTGTAATTTGGTAGAAAAATAAGAAAACAGTCAGACATTTAAAATTTTATTTTAGCTAGAATTTAGTCGGAAACATCTAACAATTCACCTAAAGCAAATGTTGAATCAGCATGCCTTTCCTGAATCTTCAAGAGATGTATAAGTCTCTGAATGAATTACTTACCCAAGTTTTTAAATGTAATAACCTGTTCATCTTCCATTCATATAAGGATTATAAACTAAGGATGTCAATAAGAGATTGGAGGAATTAAGATGAACATTGCTTGGAAAGAAATTAAGAAAAATAAAATGAGGTTTGTCATTTTAGGTTCAATTGTATTTCTTGTTAGTTTATTAACGTTTATTATATCTGGTTTAGCAAATGGATTATCACAAGACAATGCAGCATTAATAAAAGATTTACCAAACGGACAATTCTATATGACCAAAAATGCAGAAGAAACCTATAATCTCTCAAGAATAGATAAAAGTACTCAGGATAATATGTTACAAAAACAGAAAGATGCTGCAGCATTTTCAATTCAAATGGGATTTTTAAATGATCGTGATGGGAAACAACGTGGTGTTGCCTTTGTTACATCGACTAATTCAAATTATTTCCAAAATGTTAAAAAAGGGGAAATTGTACTAGATCGCTCAATGGAAGATAAAGACATAAAAATCGGGGATACCTTAACGAATAATCAATACAATGGCAAGTTTATCGTAAAAGGTTTTGCGGATCATAGTAAATACAGCCATACTCCTGTCGCTTATATCAGTAGGGAAGACTATAAAGAAATTTATCGAGTCAATGAAATGCAATTAATTTTTGTTCCAGGTGGGGATT
The Neobacillus sp. PS3-40 genome window above contains:
- a CDS encoding DUF1360 domain-containing protein yields the protein MFEINWFDFIIVSLAAFRITHLLVFDEIAKFIRKPFISEIEIEDATGNKDIVFEARGIGIRHFIGSLLSCYWCTGFWVSVGIVLAYFYIPFVYPIILIFAVAGAAAFIESHID
- a CDS encoding amidohydrolase family protein, with product MRIFDAHFHIIDFDFPVIENQGYFPPSYVVEDYQNETDDLNVLGGAIVSGSFQGFDQEYLLKALKVLGLTFCGVTQLPFTVTDQEIINLNENGVKALRFNIKRGGSEDLSKLDYFARRVHDLVGWHSEIYIDAKELPEIVSTIEKLPAISIDHLGLSEDGLPYLLKLVDKGVHVKATGFGRVELNVENALKLIFDINPDALMFGTDLPSTRAKRPFGYADIELIQRIFDESAIDKILYTNAFKWYLK
- a CDS encoding GNAT family N-acetyltransferase — translated: MRDLATIAELIGDEFKLLNGLPDYITIEQKDPTNEIFKWEEKIESLLEICSEWKLKRIGASLIRTSVNFEHLSKFLLLNGFEHYSSRVEVYKDLENFDGAKLPFDWKSLDDPSLSEDQFKEYWKRCMLYSDNHPTTLTMEEHLDSIKSELGEGWQKSCIIFYKNNKPLGITIPHLEPGTEDEGRLFYFGILPEERGKGQSLLLHLQSLLFLKEMGATYYIGSTHVTNEKMQKVFEKSGCAIKSYTESYYNYIKARHT
- a CDS encoding ASCH domain-containing protein translates to MNNSSIVQLWEEYRKINPDAPKDYVAWAFGNSKEMANELAKLVLDGTKKATASNYMLYEFENEPLPHFGQFNIILDGDGNAVAIIETTSVEVFSFDEVTAEHAYLEGEGDRSLQYWRDVHEPFFKKELENINQEFTYKIPVLCEKFQLVFKKR
- a CDS encoding ABC transporter permease, encoding MNIAWKEIKKNKMRFVILGSIVFLVSLLTFIISGLANGLSQDNAALIKDLPNGQFYMTKNAEETYNLSRIDKSTQDNMLQKQKDAAAFSIQMGFLNDRDGKQRGVAFVTSTNSNYFQNVKKGEIVLDRSMEDKDIKIGDTLTNNQYNGKFIVKGFADHSKYSHTPVAYISREDYKEIYRVNEMQLIFVPGGDSTQVAAGLQSFSKKQFLNTISSYKAEQMSLNMIVWFLVAISGMLFAIFFYMMNVQKMGLYGILKAIGLKTSTLFKMMWTQMVFITVIALCLSVAISQVFNSLAPKEMPFSLTPEATMQLSIVFLIIGFIGATLSGIQIKKVEPLQAIQQGEV
- a CDS encoding GNAT family N-acetyltransferase, translating into MRVNPTEFHINNLIYIIRSAIQKDAKALSEVRLQIDGETENLDREKGEAFIDEFGFNQIIKEDTESFNSLFLVAEINGRIVGFIRGAGNKLKRMSHRVEFGIGVLKEYWGYGIGKNLLKELIHWADSSGIRKITLHVLETNDKAKKLYENHGFQVEGILKEDKFLSDGNYYNTIVMGRINDRN
- a CDS encoding FAD-dependent protein → MLRISNIKLRADFDPSKENEFLAQKIQKILKVKQEKIMSFCISKKSIDAREKNNVQLVYSVDVEIKNERSYIGIKDVSSHEPLEYVIKETKKTIRPVVVGSGPAGLFCALVLAEHGLNPIVVEQGMDVDRRKMAVEKFWKDGVLETNSNVQFGEGGAGTFSDGKLTTGIKNTRIPKVLKEFVEAGAPGKIAFLSKPHIGTDILITVVRNIRQKIERLGGEVRFETKMKELIIENGVVRGVLLDQKGESDVIETDAVVLAVGHSARDTFYMLRDLGVEMIPKAFAVGVRIEHHQKAIDLQQYGSFANNPLLGASDYKLNAHLPNGRGVYTFCMCPGGHVVAAASEKNALVTNGMSYSARSGENANSALLVSVTPKDFNGDVLAAIEFQRKLERKAFELGGRNYFAPVQLVGDFLENKGSKQLGDIIPTYTPGVTPTDLRECLDDFIVDSLKDGLRVMDKKLSGFIKHDAVLSAVESRSSSPVTIKRNPLTYESNIKGLYPCGEGAGYAGGITSSAIDGIKCAEALMEIEV
- the rlmD gene encoding 23S rRNA (uracil(1939)-C(5))-methyltransferase RlmD, producing MNRIVPVQKNDYIDVVFEDLTHDGAGVAKVDGYPLFVPNGLPGEKAKVKVIKANKGYGFGRLMELYENSPYRVEIESSDTHKYGGCQLEHISYDGQLKFKENQVRQVLARIGKLEDVLVHPILGMENPWHYRNKAQVPVGEKDGKLIAGFFKQRSHEIVDTDESLIQIPEVNEAVQTVKEICNELGIPAYQEESHKGVLRHIMARYGKKTGELMVVVITRTADIPQKNKLVEEIVARLPKVKSIVHNVNSKRTNVILGEKTNVLWGNEVIYDYIGDVKFAISALSFYQINPDQTKVLYEKALEYADLNGEETVIDAYCGIGTISLFLAQKARKVFGVEIVPEAIEDAKRNAELNGITNAEFAVGEAEAVIPKWYKEGNAADVLVVDPPRKGCDEALLQTIIEMKPKKVVYVSCNPATLARDLRILEDGGYKTVEVQPVDMFPQTTHCEAVAKIVLKEEAEA
- a CDS encoding nicotinate phosphoribosyltransferase, which translates into the protein MEHIYSDDSFTLHTDLYQINMVETYWRDGIHNKQAVFELFFRKLPFGNGYAVFVGLDKVIEYIKGFRFTAEDLSYLKNEVGYKDDFLEYLKNMRFTGTIRSMKEGELVFGNEPILRVDAPLAEAQLIETAMLNIVNYQTLIATKASRIKQVIGSETAIEFGTRRAQEMDAAIWGTRAAYLAGFEGTSNVRAGKMFHIPVSGTHAHSMVQAYKDEYTAFHKYAETHKDCVFLVDTYDTLRLGVPNAIKVAKELGDTINFIGIRLDSGDLAYLSKKARKLLDEAGFTEAKIFASSDLDEYTIINLKSQGAKIDSWGIGTKLITAYDQAALGAVYKIVSIEDENGNMEDTIKISSNPEKVTTPGLKKIYRIINNKNHHAEGDYIAMEGEKLPEKRLKMFHPTHTYINKVVTNFTARELHEDIFVNGKLVYENPKIEESREYLKQNLAFLWEEYKRIMNPEDYPVDLSQKCWENKMRNIEEVKEKVAEMRS